In a single window of the Caloenas nicobarica isolate bCalNic1 chromosome 8, bCalNic1.hap1, whole genome shotgun sequence genome:
- the RASA2 gene encoding ras GTPase-activating protein 2 isoform X2 yields MSERVDLWNNGNLVQDVFLGEIKVPVKVLRNDSFQAWYLLQPRENGNKSSKTDDLGSLRLNICYTEDCVLPSEYYTSLRNLLLKSSDVQPISASAAYILSEVCRDKYDAVLPLVRLLLHHHKLVPFVAAVAELDLKDTQEANTVFRGNSLATRCVDEMMKIVGKHYLKVTLKPVIDEICESPKPCEIDPIKLREGDNVEINMENLRYYVDKVFREIVCSSISCPTLMCDVFYSLRHLAAKRFPNDPHVQYSAVSSFVFLRFFAVAVVSPHTFHLQPHHPDAQTSRTLTLISKAIQTLGSWGSLTKSKLSSFKETFMCEFFKTFQEEKFTESVKKFLDDVSSTESKEPSGLSEPVHLKEGEMYKRAQGRTRIGKKNFKKRWFCLTSRELTYHKQQDKEPIFTIPIKNILAVEKLDENSFNKKNMFQVLHGEKPLYIQANNCVEASEWIEALCRVTRCNQRRLSFYHPSAFLNGSWLCCKATIENTVGCARCTADVPADTQIEIDGDRETERIYSLFTINMSKLQKLEEACGSIAVYQGPRKEPDDYSNFTIEDSVATFHTLKQIIDTVEKLNESHEKYQKKRSSSAKYGSEENPIVGKVS; encoded by the exons ATGTCAGAGAG ggttGACCTATGGAATAATGGAAATCTGGTACAAGATGTGTTTCTAGGAGAAATTAAAGTTCCTGTGAAGGTGTTAAGAAACGATTCCTTTCAAGCATG GTACTTACTTCAAccaagagaaaatggaaacaagtCTTCTAAAACTGATGATTTGGGATCACTTAGATTAAATATCTGTTATACTGAGGACTGTGTGCTTCCATCTGAATACTACACTTCTCTAAGAAACTTGCTGCTAAAATCATCAGATGTTCag CCAATTTCTGCATCTGCTGCCTACATACTGAGTGAAGTTTGTCGAGACAAGTATGATGCTGTTCTGCCTCTTGTGCGATTGTTGCTACACCACCATAAGCTCGTTCCATTTGTTGCTGCTGTGGCAGAACTAGATCTGAAGGACACTCA AGAAGCAAACACAGTCTTCAGAGGCAACTCATTAGCAACGCGGTGTGTAGATGAAATGATGAAAATAGTGGGGAAGCACTACCTAAAGGTTACTTTGAAACCTGTTATTGATGAG aTATGTGAGTCTCCTAAACCCTGTGAAATAGATCCCATCAAATTAAGAGAAGGGGATAACGTAGAAATCAATATG GAAAATCTACGCTATTATGTAGACAAAGTATTCCGTGAAATTGTGTGTTCAAGTATAAGTTGTCCTACCCTAATGTGTGatgttttttattctttgagGCATCTGGCTGCCAAAAGATTTCCAA atgaCCCTCATGTACAGTATTCTGCAGTGAGCAGCTTTGTGTTTCTTCGTTTCTTTGCTGTAGCCGTAGTCTCACCTCATACTTTTCATTTACAACCTCACCATCCA gATGCACAGACTTCTAGAACATTAACTCTTATATCAAAAGCCATCCAGACTTTGGGGAGTTGGGGAAGTTTGACCAAAAGCAAACTT TCAAGTTTCAAGGAGACGTTTATGTGTgagtttttcaaaacatttcaagaagaaaaatttactGAATCTGTGAAAAAG TTCTTAGATGATGTTTCCTCTACTGAAAGTAAAGAGCCCAGTGGCCTGAGTGAGCCAGTGCATCTAAAAGAAGG AGAAATGTACAAAAGAGCTCAGGGTAGGACTCGGATCGGTAAAAAGAATTTCAAGAAGCGGTGGTTCTGTCTAACAAGTAGAGAACTCACCTACCACAAACAGCAAG ATAAAGAACCAATTTTCACTATTCCAATCAAAAACATCCTTGCAGTGGAGAAACTTGATGAGAACTCCTTCAACAAGAAAAAC ATGTTTCAAGTACTACATGGAGAAAAGCCGCTCTATATCCAGGCAAATAACTGTGTAGAAGCTAGTGAGTGGATAGAAGCTCTTTGCCGGGTAACGAGATGCAACCAGAGGAGGCTTAGTTTTTACCacccttctgcttttctgaatggGAGCTGGCTTTGCTGCAAGGCTACGATAGAGAACACGGTGGGCTGTGCTCGTTGTACTGC AGATGTTCCTGCTGATACTCAAATTGAGATTGATGgagacagagagacagaaagaattTACTCACTTTTCACTATCAACATGTCTAAACTACAGAAGTTGGAAG AGGCTTGCGGAAGTATAGCAGTCTATCAAGGTCCACGGAAAGAACCAGATGATTATTCTAACTTCACCATTGAAGATTCTGTAGCAACTTTTCATACACTTAAACAGATAATAGATACAGTAGAAAAGCTGAATGAATCGcatgaaaaatatcaaaagaagAGATCATCTAGTGCTAAATATGGTAGTGA agaaaatccAATTGTTGGAAAGGTTTCCTAA